A DNA window from Plasmodium brasilianum strain Bolivian I chromosome 12, whole genome shotgun sequence contains the following coding sequences:
- a CDS encoding protein transport protein SFT2 — MGGENNFDDLSFFENNEFQNLNREFLRGSMDGNRNEEDKGLIHKAINLSKKGAENIQKGIIKTLEKTNLNNAPSIVSNSTTADTGSVFSNFPSFNSQTRENESNSLFAFTTLLSYKNFPIFCLLFGISILFMILSFFTLPMIVISPRQFGSLFTISSICFVASLSFLKGISSLYYHLIEKKR; from the coding sequence ATGGGGGGAGAAAATAACTTTGATgatttgtctttttttgaaaataatgaatttcAAAACTTGAATAGGGAATTTTTAAGAGGATCAATGGATGGTAATCGAAATGAAGAAGACAAAGGGTTAATACATAAAGCTATAAATTTGTCAAAAAAAGGAGCAGAAAATATTCAAAAGGGTATAATAAAGACattagaaaaaacaaatttaaataatgctCCATCAATAGTATCAAATTCTACTACAGCAGATACGGGATCAGTCTTTTCAAATTTTCCATCATTTAATAGTCAGACAAGGGAAAATGAATCGAATTCGCTTTTTGCCTTTACGACATTATTATCTTATAAGaattttccaattttttgtttgttattTGGAATTAGTATACTATTTATGATACTATCCTTTTTTACCTTACCAATGATTGTAATATCCCCGAGACAGTTCGGTTCTTTGTTTACCATATCGTCAATTTGTTTTGTTGCGTccttatcatttttaaaggGTATATCAAGCCTCTATTATCATTTGATAGAAAAAAAacggtaa
- a CDS encoding splicing factor 1, which yields MENNSYFDEVEKLLENKNSCSKNVNGNVKNEISENIRARNKNRVNNNKDNNNDDCEDTNCEVMNGEGMNSEGMNSEGMNSEGMNVDENNCEYSTREDEEFVLKKGSSKNKNNNSKNTLNGKRKSSRRGKQVKGEEGDCNTEKENVRTRTRRKKVQEDNNNNKKNEGNNDDGNKDDGNNDDGNNDDGNRDDGDNDEDLVKENTNELAEITNKNKKSTRKINNALNGKYEKDEMNSFDNSNNNEHIRNGEKNKHKNSHIEEEAREKSPSLEKKNDAPLEETQVQIKKETDKSRGKKRKTHRSLVIDDREDGKCKGDEDDKDEEIERGNEIDKDDETNRGDGADKDDEVDEDYNDNESSSGNERKDMEKNKLSSKDNEKESKIRKKHKSEECSSNLSSVEDRSDNISKHKVKVRKEDDEIEEDKDKKKERHKKRNLSGERSSSNKIRADYDNDDDKKSCSKDRHKKRRKSRNDMQNEEKMIDQNSSSNEYSSSNEEHSHKRRRRKSSSSSASNSSNVDEQYHRSRSRKRRKHDRYEKLLRREKEKDRRRHRDRDEDRDMDRERDRERDRDRDRDRDRDRDRDRDRERDRDRDRDRDRERDRDRDRIRERIRRERERERIRKEREIEREKERERREKKREERRLKEEMEEAKRDDLTVLVLNLDLKADERDIYEFFSEVAGKVRDIQCIKDQRSGKSKGVAYVEFYTQESVIKALAASGYMLKNRPVKIKSSQAEKNRAAKAAKHQPIDPNDIPLKLYIGGLLGPLSNITEQELKQLFNPFGDILDVEIHRDPYTGKSKGFGFIQFHKASEAIEAMSVMNGMEVAGREIKVGYAQDSKYLLACENTQESLLQKQQQITKKVKNEEDEQDNEKIDHDDDDGGGLIAGAGSKIALMQKLQRDKLMDNNISNKYATGANAIMGKTALISPTNPINNVTPNLVLCNMFSQNDDNIGTDPDFFNDIIEDVKEECSKYGNIMKIWLDTKNIDGKIYIKYSNKDESLKAFQFLNGRYFGGLLINAYFIMNEMWDSICN from the exons atggaaaataattcttattttgACGAAGTAGAAAAGCTgcttgaaaataaaaacagcTGCAGCAAAAATGTGAACGGAAATGTTAAGAATGAAATAAGCGAAAATATAAGAGcaagaaataaaaacagagtgaataataataaggatAACAACAATGACGACTGTGAAGATACTAACTGTGAAGTTATGAACGGAGAAGGTATGAATAGCGAAGGTATGAATAGCGAAGGAATGAATAGCGAAGGAATGAACgttgatgaaaataattgtGAATACAGTACTCGTGAAGATGAGgaatttgttttaaaaaaaggcagttccaaaaataagaataataatagtaaaaatacactaaatggaaaaagaaagagcAGTAGAAGGGGAAAGCAAGTTAAGGGTGAGGAGGGTGATTGTAATAccgaaaaagaaaatgtaagGACAAGAACGAGGAGAAAAAAGGTTCAAGaggataataataataataagaagaaTGAAggtaataatgatgatggtAATAAAGACGATGGTAATAACGATGATggtaataatgatgatggtAATAGAGACGATGGTGATAATGATGAGGATCTAGTGAAGGAAAACACAAACGAATTAGcagaaataacaaataagaaCAAGAAAAGTACcaggaaaataaataatgcgCTGAACgggaaatatgaaaaagatgAAATGAATAGTTTTGAcaattcaaataataatgaacatataagaaatggggaaaaaaataaacacaaGAACAGTCATATAGAGGAGGAAGCTAGAGAAAAATCCCCATCCCTTGAAAAGAAGAATGACGCGCCATTAGAAGAAACACAAgttcaaattaaaaaagaaactgACAAATcgagaggaaaaaaaaggaaaacgcATAGAAGTTTAGTTATTGACGATCGAGAAGATGGTAAGTGTAAGGGCGATGAGGATGATAAGGATGAGGAGATTGAAAGGGGTAATGAGATCGATAAGGATGATGAGACTAACAGGGGTGATGGGGCAGATAAGGATGATGAGGTTGATGAAGATTATAACGACAATGAAAGTAGTAGTGGAAACGAAAGGAAAGACAtggaaaagaataaattgtCCAGTAAGGACAATGAAAAGGAATctaaaataaggaaaaaacacAAATCTGAAGAATGTTCTTCAAACTTATCTTCAGTAGAAGATCGTAGTGATAATATAAGTAAACATAAAGTCAAGGTAAGAAAAGAAGATGATGAAATAGAGGAAGAcaaagataagaaaaaagaaagacataaaaaaagaaacttGAGTGGTGAACGAAGTTCATCCAATAAAATACGTGCAGATTatgataatgatgatgataaaaaaagttgTTCAAAAGACagacataaaaaaagaagaaaaagtagGAATGATATgcaaaatgaagaaaaaatgatagaTCAGAATTCCTCGTCAAATGAATACTCTTCAAGTAATGAAGAACATAGTCATAAAAGAAGAAGGAGAAAATCGAGCTCTAGTAGCGCATCCAATTCTAGCAACGTAGACGAACAGTATCATAGGTCAAGAAGtagaaaaagaaggaaacATGATAGGTATGAAAAATTGTTGAGGagggaaaaggaaaaagataGAAGAAGACATAGAGATAGGGATGAGGACAGAGATATGGACAGAGAAAGAGACAGAGAACGAGATAGGGACCGAGACAGGGACCGAGACAGGGACCGAGACAGGGATCGAGACAGAGAACGAGATAGGGACCGAGATAGGGATCGAGACAGAGAACGAGATAGGGACCGAGACCGAATAAGAGAACGGATAAGGAGGGAAAGGGAAAGGGAAAGAATCAGAAAGGAGAGAGAAAttgaaagagaaaaagaaagggaacgaagagaaaaaaaaagagaagagaGGAGATTAAAAGAAGAGATGGAAGAAGCAAAAAGAGATGATTTAACTGTATTAGTATTAAATTTAGATTTAAAAGCGGACGAAAgagatatatatgaatttttctCAGAAGTGGCTGGAAAAGTTCGTGATATTCAATGTATAAAAGATCAAAGGTCAGGAAAATCAAAAGGAGTAGCATATGTTGAATTTTATACTCAGGAATCTGTTATAAAAGCATTAGCAGCTAGCGGATATATGTTGAAAAATAGGccagttaaaataaaatcttCACAGGCTGAAAAGAATAGAGCAGCGAAAGCTGCAAAACATCAACCAATTGATCCAAATGATATtccattaaaattatatataggaGGTTTATTAGGTCCCTTAAGTAATATAACAGAGCAAGAATTAAAACAATTATTTAACCCTTTTGGGGATATATTAGATGTAGAAATACATAGAGATCCATATACAGGAAAATCAAAAGGTTTCGGATTTATTCAATTCCATAAAGCTTCAGAAGCAATTGAAGCTATGAGTGTTATGAATGGAATGGAAGTAGCTGGAAGAGAAATAAAAGTTGGCTATGCCCAAGATTCCAAATATCTTCTAGCTTGTGAGAATACTCAAGAAAGTCTTCTACAAAAGCAACAACAAATAACaaagaaagtaaaaaatgaagaagatgaACAGgacaatgaaaaaattgatCATGATGATGATGACGGAGGAGGATTAATAGCCGGTGCAGGAAGTAAAATTGCTTTAATGCAAAAACTGCAAAGGGATAAATTAATGGATAACaac atatcCAATAAATACGCTACTGGAGCAAATGCAATAATGGGTAAAACTGCATTAATATCACCCACTAATCCTATAAACAACGTTACACCTAATTTAGTGTTATGTAATATGTTTTCacaaaatgatgataatatagGAACTGACCCAGacttttttaatgatataattgAGGATGTAAAAGAAGAGTGTAGTAAGTATGGTAacattatgaaaatatggttagatacaaaaaatatagacggtaaaatttatattaaatattcgAATAAGGATGAGTCATTAAAAgcatttcaatttttaaatggAAGATATTTTGGAGGTTTACTTATAAATGCATACTTTATTATGAATGAAATGTGGGATTCCATATGTaattaa
- a CDS encoding hypothetical protein (conserved Plasmodium protein), with translation MDNTESAVIEEDKIKANDIWLHLKVWKQSKENCEEFFRNKKIMHLSEYISKYDDHIKNKKDKEEIIILCTVVNIPYQTRKYNQEKYIFWDVSDLKETQSRLFLTGEICEKNENEKEGIVVALVNPFIKDKDPQYYNSRILEVHDSNNLKVIGSVDHLEKCKGRKRNGEGCKIILYTPLSGNYCKYHIKQDRKKKGKKRTMNSAYGKDEHSNANVNEDLTYDIVTNLGEEAENSSITTNMMDNDKESRAKKKAKKEGSKNKGGEEVAGESAGHNEETFDVESIIGMYTKKLVVKDKKKKMELINDRIKELDNYSKLNNEAINIDILKNKDTITKEENPTTTQRSINDIFSEQCPELMHLIYKSNKKKEEENDINKKDSIKVKEVNSSTQTNVITASNEKKQKKKFESFLNKLNELKKSRDENDVKTLLNGLTHVTNNFHFSLNHINNSNIFDICYKLMDHRSEEIAIAALKFKRRINKLYIDYYKNRQKYKNDAEFVNVSSCNMHEAQDEVTKE, from the coding sequence ATGGACAACACTGAATCAGCAGTAATAGAGGAGGACAAAATTAAAGCTAATGACATTTGGTTACACTTAAAGGTATGGAAACAAAGCAAAGAAAATTGTGAAGAATTTTTTCGTAACAAGAAAATTATGCATTTGTCagaatatatttcaaaatatgatgatcatataaaaaacaaaaaagataaagaagAGATAATTATTCTATGTACTGTTGTTAATATACCATATCAAACAAGGAAATATAatcaagaaaaatatattttttgggATGTGTCAGATTTAAAAGAAACACAGTCTAGGTTATTCTTAACAGGGGAAAtatgtgaaaaaaatgaaaatgaaaaggaaggGATAGTTGTTGCTTTAGTCAATCCatttataaaagataaagatCCTCAATACTATAATTCAAGAATTTTAGAAGTACATGATagcaataatttaaaagtaaTTGGATCAGTTGATCATTTGGAAAAATGCAAAGGGAGGAAAAGAAATGGGGAAGgttgtaaaattattttgtataccCCTCTATCAGGAAATTACTGTAAATATCACATTAAGCAGGatagaaagaaaaaggggaaaaaaagaacCATGAACAGTGCATATGGGAAAGATGAGCATAGTAATGCAAATGTCAATGAGGATCTGACTTATGATATTGTCACTAACTTAGGTGAAGAAGCGGAAAACAGCTCAATCACGACTAACATGATGGACAATGATAAGGAAAGTAGggctaaaaaaaaagcaaaaaaagaaggaagcAAGAACAAAGGAGGGGAAGAAGTAGCAGGAGAAAGCGCGGGGCATAACGAAGAAACGTTCGATGTCGAATCCATCATAGGTATGTACACAAAGAAGTTAGTCgttaaggataaaaaaaaaaaaatggagcTAATTAATGAcagaataaaagaattagACAACTACTCAAAATTGAATAATGAAGCTATTAATATAgatattctaaaaaataaggatacTATAACAAAGGAAGAAAATCCAACAACAACGCAGAGATctataaatgatattttttcaGAGCAGTGTCCTGAACTAATGCATCTTATTTATAAgtctaataaaaaaaaggaagaagaaaatgatataaataaaaaggacagtataaaagtaaaagaagtAAACTCTTCTACTCAAACGAACGTAATTACAGcttcaaatgaaaaaaaacagaagaaAAAGTTTGAAagctttttaaataaattaaatgaattgaAAAAGTCACGAGATGAAAATGATGTGAAAACTTTATTAAATGGTTTAACACATGTTACCAATAATTTTCACTTTAGCTTAAATCATATAAACAATTCTAACATATTCGATATATGCTATAAGTTAATGGATCATCGAAGTGAGGAAATTGCCATAGCAGCtctaaaatttaaaagaagaattaaCAAGCTTTACAttgattattataaaaacagacagaaatataaaaacgaTGCGGAGTTTGTAAATGTGAGCTCCTGCAATATGCATGAGGCACAGGATGAAGTCACAAAggaatag
- a CDS encoding hypothetical protein (conserved Plasmodium protein), whose translation MNNNNSNSIINCNSNSIKTNNYIYSPGREQSYLHVNSGTMKNDQVNHSNMKEGQKEGLAGLNINNKYTNSERVKRNYHNDFKYNNNEARSFPNANMINWGYKMNGKRNNDRNKKEEEKEEKGYMIHQMNKVALANNSYLENYFSSYSNKYTDCNANNCESYKSMNSHNSVNKGRGYYTISTAETNVYGNGNISCDNSNSNNYSNSNNYSNSNNYSNSNNYSNSSNDSNSNNYSNSNNYSNSYNHSYRNKNNNVSNSGEGNYLHKNEEPHLKTNNKSKNLYKQNSVNYVENNMNVFPKNNFIHSISNSMRGDNNINTLNYHSYGKVKNYAYKNVHKNVNYNNHSNVLSCVNTSTKFNSSRFLKGRTGENVNLINDQNSSKTYQFNGNTMRDGAGAYMYRFISSPTMDRGMEGKADRRGEGLIDISTDSVIGRNASWSCHLTNMNKTCVPKFARPYKSNSRNYEHVRKKIKYHNNVHVVEEHKMEESKMEESKMEEHKMEESKMEGSKMEDHKMEEHKMEDHKMEDHKMEDHKMEERNIEGSKTNDKVNPIDYNTKTNKSVNKNLIKFVFCTHCNKNVEMNMLEEHNQQQHMKCPIDNCGHIYNIDDLEFHLLNHMKNDKNEIILNDSKEIEKWISERKKNYPTKRKIMNSKNDKTIIIKKKRKKPSCLIEELLFERYCSAVGRNIYYKRESQKSIFIPLLSKIAESNFQNIYENNYYSISNNKNENKRYKNNNFAKKQLIDTLNIHKSSPLLYQLMKNDIYIYEQKLMACIEYITENKFFDDIFDVKEDIIELN comes from the coding sequence atgaataataataatagtaacagtatTATCAATtgtaacagtaatagtattaaaacgaataattatatttatagcCCTGGGAGGGAGCAAAGCTATTTGCACGTAAATAGTGGCACAATGAAGAATGATCAAGTCAATCATAGCAACATGAAAGAAGGACAAAAGGAAGGTCTAGCAggtttaaatataaataataaatacacaaatagTGAACGAGTAAAAAGAAACTATCACAACGATTTCAAGTACAACAATAATGAAGCAAGGAGTTTTCCTAATGCAAACATGATAAATTGGGGTTATAAGATGAATGGGAAGAGGAATAATGataggaataaaaaagaagaggaaaaagaagaaaaaggataTATGATACACCAAATGAATAAAGTGGCATTGGCAAATAACAGTTATttggaaaattatttttcgtCCTACTCAAATAAGTATACAGATTGCAATGCAAATAATTGTGAATCGTATAAAAGCATGAACAGTCATAACTCAGTTAACAAAGGAAGGGGATATTATACTATTTCCACTGCAGAAACAAATGTTTATGGTAATGGTAATATTAGCTGTGATAACAGTAATAGCAATAACTACAGTAATAGCAATAACTACAGTAATAGCAATAACTAcagtaatagcaataattatagtaataGCAGTAATGACAGTAATAGCAATAACTACAGTAATAGCAATAACTACAGTAATAGCTATAATCACAGTTACaggaataaaaacaataatgtCAGTAATTCTGGTGAAGGTAATTActtacataaaaatgaagaaccCCATTTaaaaactaataataaatcaaagaatttgtataaacaaaatagCGTTAATTATGTTGAGAATAACATGAATGTATTtcctaaaaataatttcatccATAGCATAAGTAACAGCATGAGGGGGGATAATAACATTAACACCCTGAATTATCATTCTTATGgtaaagttaaaaattatgcctacaaaaatgtacataaaaatgttaactATAACAATCATAGTAATGTTTTGTCGTGTGTAAATACAAGTACCAAATTTAATAGTAGTAGATTCTTAAAAGGTCGTACAGGAGAAAATGTAAATCTCATAAACGATCAAAATTCATCGAAGACATATCAATTTAATGGAAATACAATGAGAGATGGTGCTGGCGCATACATGTATCGTTTTATTTCTTCTCCTACCATGGACAGAGGGATGGAGGGAAAAGCGGACAGAAGAGGGGAGGGTCTCATTGACATTAGCACTGATAGCGTCATCGGTAGAAATGCTAGTTGGAGCTGTCATCTTACCAACATGAACAAAACTTGTGTGCCAAAATTTGCACGCCCTTATAAGAGTAATAGCagaaattatgaacatgtaaggaaaaaaatcaaatatcACAATAATGTTCACGTAGTGGAGGAGCACAAAATGGAGGAGAGCAAAATGGAGGAGAGCAAAATGGAGGAGCACAAAATGGAGGAGAGCAAAATGGAGGGGAGCAAAATGGAGGATCACAAAATGGAGGAGCACAAAATGGAGGATCACAAAATGGAGGATCACAAAATGGAGGATCACAAAATGGAGGAGAGAAATATAGAGGGAAGTAAAACGAATGACAAGGTGAACCCGATAgattataatacaaaaacTAATAAAAGTGTAAATAAAAACCTGATTAAATTTGTCTTCTGCACCCACTGTAATAAAAACGTTGAAATGAATATGTTAGAAGAGCATAACCAACAGCAGCACATGAAATGCCCAATAGATAATTGCggtcatatatataatatagacGATCTTGAATTTCATTTACTAAATCATATGAAGAATGATAAGAATgagattattttaaatgattcGAAAGAAATAGAGAAATGGATAagtgaaagaaaaaaaaattatcctacaaaaaggaaaattatgaacagtaaaaatgataaaacaataataataaaaaaaaaaagaaagaaaccGAGTTGTTTAATtgaagaattattatttgaaagATATTGTTCTGCAGTAGgaaggaatatatattataaaagagAGTCACAAAAATCAATCTTTATCCCCTTACTATCGAAAATAGCAGAAAgcaattttcaaaatatttatgaaaataattattacagcatttcaaataataaaaatgaaaataaaagatataaaaacaacaattttgcaaaaaaacaACTTATTGACACTTTGAATATTCATAAATCATCACCTTTACTATATCagttaatgaaaaatgatatttatatatatgaacaaaaattaatggCGTGTATAGAATACATTAcggaaaataaatttttcgaCGATATTTTTGACGTGAAGGAGGACATTATTGAGCTCAATTAA